GATCTGCTGAGCAACTCAGGGATGCCATGGTCGGGCGTGGCAGCTAGGAGAAGACAATGGGGAAGGAAACTATATAGAAGATTCAGTGCAGATATCAGGAGATGCTGTTAGATCCATATTTATACAGGAGGAGGAAGAGACTCTCAAGTGCCCGTGAAATTtgacttttcttttctttgtggTTCAAAATTGCCAGTCATTTTTTCTTtggtgattttattttaatactttttttccccattttctaaaataaaataataattagacTACAAAACTTTCAGGGCAAAAGGATCATTCATAAAAGGAACGAGCTTTTAATTTTGTCGGGGCTTAACGCGAAGATTgtttaattcaataaaataataataatttgtgaTACTGTAGATTTCCCTTGGTTGTTAGATTCTTATGGCTAAGTTAAAACCAGTCATATAAGATTCACACAAAATAACAGAGCAAATGAGTGAGTCGCTGATACGATGCACCCAATCAATCAATCATCTAGTTATGGTACTCTTGACTTAAGAGCAAGTATCTtgtaagacagtctcacgaatttttatttgtgagacggatcaatattatcgatattcacaataaaaagtaatactcttagcatattattttaaaaagtaataatttttcatggaagacctaaataaaatattcgatttacgaaattgatccgtgagaccatcttacaagagtttttgtgctttttaaaatataaatttgaatcCAACACAGAATTGATCAGTAGGTGAAATTTAAGGTATATGATTTTCTGAAAGGCCAGGCTAAGATATACTCGACacaaaacaatataaaagctttcctctttcaaaacaaacaatcaaacaaaaatcaaatcatctcTTCTACtttgtattaattattaaacaacTGTAATAAATGATtctcacataaaaaaaatttaatttacttgGAGCATGGTTacattatcatattatatcatCCGAACAAGAAAGACCAAACCAATAACAGCAATGACACAAAATTGTTTGTTTTGGCTATGCTAACTTCCCTGCTTTAGCTTTCTCCTCTGCTTTCGTCTTTGCTCGTGCATACCTGGTTAGCAAAGAAATGCCAAGGTTGAGCTCAAGGGAAAAGTGATGATCATAATAAAGGAATAAAAGAATGAAATGGACCATGCTGGTGGATACAAAATTGCAAGAAGAAAAGATGGAAATAcgtttttttcatttctttccTCTTTTTTCTCAAGTTGTCCTTACTCTTGTGCTTTTCTGCGATCTCTTTAAGATCCAAGCTCGCCTGAGAACATCAATGTAGAGACCGGGATTTGAGTAGAAATATCGACATAAgataactaaaaaaattcacttGATATTATTTGCTCATGTATTAGAACTATAAGACACAAATCCTTAAATTAGTATATCAGTTTCTTCAAACTCCAATGTGAATTCTACAAGATAGTACTATAGACATGGAAGTATAATATATACCTCTTTGCTTGCGCTCCTCAATGCCTGAAGTGGCTCCACACAATCCTGACCTCTGACCACCAACTGCCTCTTATTCTGCACAATACTACTTGGACCACAAATTTTCTGTCTAGCTAATTCTTCAAATTGATGTTGAAGAAGTGGCGAGACACCAGCCTGGAAACAGTTGACATCAGTTTGTGGAACATTGACAAGTTTCAAGCAAGTGAGCATTATCATGCTTTCTTCATCAAATGCTGCTAAtcaatataatcaaaagttcGATGATAAACCTGACATGAGGATGCACATCTTAATTATAGGTGGTTGTATAACCATATAATTTCTTTTGAGGAAAGAAATTTGTTTTAAGAATTTTCTCCATAAAGCATTGTTCAAGAATTGGCATCATCATAACttgccaaaactcacacttgtcCAATACTTAAAGACATTCCCAATGACATGTATGCAACGTAGCAGAATGTTTGGACGAACAAcataaatatagaaaaaattattttttcccaTAAGTCAAATGGTGCCTATACCTCGTACTTTGTACAAGTCACTCTACTAAAGTCCATTTTTCCATGTCCCCTTATTTTTGGTTGGATTATACAATGAACAAAAAGGATTTTGTTCTCAACAGCGTCCACGTAATGAACATcgacaagaaaaacaaaagaagaaaaaaaatacatcatGAAGGGAAGTAATATTCTCGACTTTAATTGTTATAATTCccgatatttttaattatttctctaaaaagatttttccttgttgatttaattgagtagattattttatgtgattttgcCTTTCTTAGATAAGGAGATAATCATTTAAAAGTAGTTGAGATATGGTATTTATGGGAATGATTTAAAGAGATATGATATCAATGTTTaaatagagtttatttctaattaaactcttactttccttatgatactaggtttccttgtggagataaaagtctacatctataaataagagatcaaGGACATCATTGGCTCTCTCTCTTCTCTCGGCTTCTTCATTAAGAATAATCATACACACACTTGTGCACGTAATAGATTTCAGAGAAATATTTCTTCAAGGGACGTGCTGTTTTGAAGAGTGCAGTTGCaagtgttgccttgaatgttgccaacatcttcagacaacatccgtaacgAAGTTGACTGAAGATCGTGTTTCGTTGATTTTACTTTTGGGCTTACgttttttgctttcttgtttaccttttattattgttggttattttagaaagcatttgttttctcaacttgttgaggaaattgattttagtcttaatcactagtgataggtttttttgtgtaaacattgtggttttctagtgattaatttttgccataaggcaccgcacaagtatttataaatacttgtgcatatttaaacttGTCCATCTATTTCTTTAAAGTCGATTTGTGCTATAAAAGtttatattccgctgcatgttgtttcagatgttgtaacatctggcacaacacttaattctgataaaacacaaattcgcGATTTTACATCATATTCTGATATTTTTGTTACTTTTAGTATCTGTTGAACACCACAATTCCTTACACATCAAACAAACCATTTTTCAAATCAAGGGCTTCCCTTCACAGTTTGTAAGTTAATCCAACTGTGATGAAATGTGTCCACATGTATTTATACCACAAAAATCAACTGTGTTTCAGAGTACATGTACTTAC
This is a stretch of genomic DNA from Primulina huaijiensis isolate GDHJ02 unplaced genomic scaffold, ASM1229523v2 scaffold21627, whole genome shotgun sequence. It encodes these proteins:
- the LOC140967011 gene encoding DEAD-box ATP-dependent RNA helicase 13-like, coding for MKKYRQKKATSNQLKKLQQELNSLLSRPLQSKTFPKRFLAGAGVSPLLQHQFEELARQKICGPSSIVQNKRQLVVRGQDCVEPLQALRSASKEASLDLKEIAEKHKSKDNLRKKRKEMKKTYARAKTKAEEKAKAGKLA